A single window of Cryptococcus depauperatus CBS 7841 chromosome 2, complete sequence DNA harbors:
- a CDS encoding exportin-T yields the protein MAVSQSSHLTNIPEAVRVAASVDPTVDPALKQQAIDYLTKVRELCEETWQDCLQLYLQGAGASGPSTTGRDGKEKLGTDLRIFCLQVVDTVLTQNTVSTDALQAMYKAIVDFVEAEYIGGFCESGQTFLRNKLAFTITQLFLQSYPSHIPTFLRPFLALLSSPASSPPDLRPQLLTIRFLLEIAQEIHDTTLKTARVMTKERQDRDGVIRDAVRSNGDDKMAVEAMSCVLEKGLEEIGRGQSPEKWGEAVESTLKTFGAWIPWIDLDVALNPSTLPLYHRLLQQPIFSFRTYTTAIYRILVSKGIQDASSKLQVLRVLDPLGMIEPLESETRGNTNEEAATFRAGLGGVLSAYGVALISISDNVDITEPLRLEAEKMMNEALPLLLRFLSDRHYEVPLSVSPFVSDLLRIYKRIHQPPNPSMKAGQTASPSLGPLQLSSERRQFLASMLDVLIRQLAWPEDTDWEAPGNEDDTDEDIALFKNFRGSCRSFIESIAQIDRSLHTEVVARMVASTLDTYASGGAASVPWQQAELALHLVYTFGEVSKNSTRAAFFDLPLEVATKLARNKLRQTSKIDPMSSGRTTPSSTSDIVDFGVGANKDDKFDYDQYPLSPLGQLLTRCMTSGISAYPHPSVSLQYFEITVRYIEFWRAKPETLPSLFETILDGRGIHNSDQNIRRRCFYLFARLCKDCKSEAIESMVSPILENIRDIMVINAEHPRAESSEEDPLVKATTGKTYAADQFHLFEASGNLVYLTKSDPSKQMTLLEAIAGPLLSGMADGVERSRARPDDLQAVLQVHHHLMALGHFAKGFPVVPDKQVEVLPYTGPFKQMTKALLHAIEVLKKRRVVRDAARFAFSQFANAIGTPVAELVPRFVSAVITEFESSELVDFLHFLQLLMHRLQGSTFETMDMLLLPLLSRIFAVLQQPVTGTDEAQVHTRLKEGYLAFFTTLMNENLDGIFTSERNKAEFENVLTTLLNLTQDYSDGASQRLAFGFFSRSVIAWGTCPEATTKPSVFAESAMVTQSKMLANGSATTNQNAVSREQRAQRCLPGYGNFIYQRLLPAAFEVPANSQFNIRGGQLVVQEAAVLVRNTVQARGQETIDFLLNDLLPKLQCPPEIANQFINSLTSQQAKDFKKTFMEFIKAMRG from the exons ATGGCAGTGTCGCAATCGTCTCATCTTACAAACATCCCCGAAGCAGTCAGAGTAGCAGCAAGCGTAGACCCGACAGTTGACCCAGCACTCAAGCAACAGGCGATAGATTACCTTACAAAAGTCAGAGAACTTTGCGAAGAGACATGGCAG GACTGCCTGCAACTATACCTTCAAGGAGCGGGTGCTTCAGGCCCCTCTACAACAGGTCgagatggcaaagaaaaactggGAACAGATTTACGAATATTTTGTCTACAAGTCGTAGATACTGTCTTGACTCAAAA TACAGTTAGTACAGATGCTTTGCAGGCCATGTACAAGGCAATAGTCGATTTTGTCGAAGCAGAGTATATTGGAGGGTTTTGTGAGAGTGGGCAAACAT TCTTGCGCAACAAACTAGCATTCACCATTACCCAGTTATTCCTACAATCATACCCGTCTCACATTCCCACTTTTCTCCGCCCCTTCCTCGCACTTTTGTCCTCGCCTGCATCCTCCCCTCCAGATCTTCGCCCTCAGCTACTCACCATTCGATTTCTGCTAGAAATTGCACAGGAAATACACGACACAACCCTCAAGACTGCTCGAGTAATGACCAAAGAGAGACAAGACAGAGATGGCGTAATCCGTGATGCTGTGAGGAGTAATGGCGATGATAAAATGGCAGTTGAAGCAATGTCGTGTGTGCTTGAGAAAGGGTTGGAAGAGATCGGTAGAGGACAAAGCCCTGAAAAATGGGGAGAAGCAGTAGAATCAACGCTCAAAACATTTGGTGCTTGGATTC CTTGGATTGACCTTGATGTCGCCCTCAATCCCTCTACCCTTCCCTTATACCATCGTTTACTTCAGCAGCCCATTTTCTCCTTCCGTACATACACTACAGCCATATATCGTATCTTAGTTTCAAAAGGTATTCAGGACGCATCATCCAAGTTACAGGTTTTGCGAGTGTTAGATCCATTAGGAATGATTGAGCCCTTAGAATCAGAGACAAGAGGAAATACAAACGAAGAGGCTGCGACTTTCAGAGCGGGTTTGGGTGGCGTCTTATCGGCTTATGGTGTAGCCCTCATAAGCATTTCTGACAAC GTTGATATCACAGAGCCGTTGAGATtggaagcagagaaaaTGATGAATGAGGCTCTGCCATTGTTATTGAGATTTTTGAGTGATAGACACTACGAAGTGCCTCTATCCGTCTCGCCTTTCGTATCAGATCTCCTCAGAATC TATAAACGTATCCACCAGCCGCCCAACCCGTCTATGAAAGCTGGTCAAACAGCTTCACCCTCTCTAGGCCCTTTACAACTCTCTTCTGAACGTCGACAATTTTTGGCTTCCATGTTGGATGTGCTGATTAGACAACTAGCATGGCCAGAAGATACAGACTGGGAAGCGCCAGGCAATGAAGACGACACAGATGAGGACATTGCACTGTTTAAAAATTTCCGAGGG TCTTGTCGATCATTCATTGAGTCGATTGCTCAAATAGATAGATCTCTTCATACGGAGGTAGTAGCAAGAATGGTGGCGTCAACGTTGGATACATATGCGTCTGGTGGGGCCGCATCAGTTCCATGGCAACAAGCCGAGCTTGCTCTACACCTCGTGTACACATTTGGTGAAGTCTCTAAGA ATTCTACACGAGCAGCATTTTTCGACCTCCCTCTCGAGGTAGCCACCAAACTCGCCCGTAATAAGCTCCGCCAAACGAGCAAAATTGACCCTATGAGCAGTGGCCGTACAactccttcttccacttcaGACATTGTTGACTTTGGCGTCGGTGCCAACAAGGATGATAAATTTGATTATGATCAATACCCTCTTTCACCGCTCGGGCAATTGTTGACAAGGTGCATGACATCCGGAATCTCGGCGTATCCCCACCCCAGTGTCTCGCTGCAATACTTTGAAATTACTGTGCGTTATATAGAATTCTGGAGAGCCAAACCTGAGACACtaccatctctttttgagACCATATTGGATGGACG TGGAATCCATAATTCTGACCAAAATATAAGACGGCGTTGTTTCTACTTATTTGCAAGATTATGCAAAGACTGTAAAAGTGAAGCCATCGAGAGTATGGTCTCGCCTATTCTTGAAAATATTCGG GATATAATGGTCATTAATGCAGAGCATCCTCGTGCAGAGAGTTCTGAGGAGGATCCTCTTGTCAAAGCCACTACTGGTAAAACATATGCTGCTGATCAATTTCATCTGTTTGAAGCCTCTGGTAACTTGGTTTACCTTACTAAATCAGATCCTTCTAAGCAGATGACGTTGCTGGAGGCCATAGCTGGCCCGCTTTTGAGTGGCATGGCTGATGGTGTAGAAAGATCAAGGGCGCGGCCGGATGATTTGCAGGCTGTTCTTCAGGTTCATCACCATTTGATGGCTTTGGGTCACTTTGCAAAGGGTTTCCCCGTGGTGCCAGATAAACAAGTCGAAGTTTTACCATACACAGGGCCTTTCAAACAAATGACAAAGGCTCTGTTACATGCCATTGAGgtattgaagaaaagaagggtGGTTAGGGATGCTGCTCGATTTGCGTTTTCACAGTTCGCCAATGCCATCGGTACGCCGGTCGCGGAATTAGTACCAAGGTTTGTATCGGCTGTAATAACTGAGTTTGAGTCTTCTGAATTGGTGGATTTCCTTCATTTCTTGCAATTGCTCATGCACCGACTCCAA GGAAGTACATTTGAAACCATGGAcatgcttcttcttcccctTTTATCTCGTATCTTCGCCGTCCTTCAACAGCCTGTTACCGGAACAGACGAAGCCCAAGTCCATACCCGTCTCAAGGAGGGCTACCTTGCTTTTTTCACTACTCTCATGAATGAGAATCTTGATGGCATCTTCACCAGCGAACGAAATAAAGCAGAGTTTGAAAATGTCCTCACTACACTACTCAACCTTACGCAAGATTACTCCGATGGCGCGTCACAGCGTCTAGCCTttggtttcttttctaGGAGCGTCATTGCTTGGGGAACTTGCCCAGAAGCAACAACGAAGCCCTCTGTGTTCGCCGAGAGCGCCATGGTAACACAAAGCAAGATGTTGGCTAATGGGTCTGCAACTACGAATCAAAATGCGGTGTCAAGGGAGCAAAGAGCGCAACGTTGTTTGCCGGGGTATGGGAATTTCATCTATCAAAGACTGTTACCTGCTGCATTTGAGGTGCCTGCCAACAGTCAATTTAACATTCGAGGTGGACAGCTG GTTGTCCAGGAGGCTGCTGTTCTTGTCCGCAACACTGTGCAAGCTAGAGGACAAGAAACAATTGATTTTCTACTGAACGACCTTTTACCCAAGCTACAATGTCCTCCAGAAATTGCAAATCAATTTATAAATAGTTTAACGTCTCAACAAGCAAAAGATTTCAAAAAGACTTTCATGGAGTTCATAAAAGCTATGAGAGGATAG
- a CDS encoding NADH-quinone oxidoreductase subunit B, whose amino-acid sequence MATLMPGIRTAPIRPSLAFVRPISSTVIALRNQTPTSSINTYDSNPSTTLPDTTIAQQGSNQLSLETPRNGAEYVLSTLDKVVNWARQGSMWPMTFGLACCAVEMMHMAAARYDQDRLGVVFRASPRQSDIMIVAGTLTNKMAPALRKEDVTELFRSTSMLLDAPQLLRLFYTVCFN is encoded by the exons ATGGCGACTCTAATGCCAGGCATAAGGACAG CCCCTATCAGACCATCCCTTGCATTTG TTCGGCCTATCTCCTCCACGGTTATCGCCTTGAGAAATCAAACGCCCACCTCTTCCATCAACACATATGACTCTAACCCTTCCACCACTCTTCCAGATACTACTATTGCCCAGCAAGGAAGTAATCAGTTGAGCTTGGAAACTCCCAGAAATGGAGCTG AATATGTTCTTTCAACCCTCGATAAGGTCGTGAACTGGGCACGCCAAGGTTCAATGTGGCCCATGACTTTTGGTCTCGCTTGCTGTGCTGTTGAGATGAT GCACATGGCTGCTGCCAGATATGATCAAGATCGATTGGGCGTCGTATTTCGAGCATCCCCTCGACAAAGTGATATCATGATTGTGGCGGGAACTTTAACCAACAAGATGGCTCCGGCgttgagaaaag AGGATGTGACCGAATTGTTCCGGTCGACATCTATGTTGCTGGATG CCCCCCAACTGCTGAGGCTCTTTTATACGGTATGCTTCAATTAA